The sequence AAGCTTTGCTACTGGATGAATGCCATTGTAAGTCATCGTTCTTGCTAAACCCACCACTTTATCAACACTGTCTAATAATTGCCCTTTCCAGTGATTTTCAAGAATCCCCCACAACCTCTCAACCGGGTTATATTTGCTGTGATAAGGAGGGTAATAAATCAAACAAATGCTGACTTCGTGTCTGATTGCAAAGTTAACAAGCCTTTTCATAAATTGACTTCTACGGCTATTATTTTCTGGCCCATTGTCGGCATTGATGGCAATGGTATGTGGCTTGAATCGTGTTTTTAGCATCGGCCAAAGATCTTCTAAACAATCCACCATAAAATCGGCTGTAGCATTACTTTCAGTAAAATATATGTAGCTCTCATCGTGCGCCGGCAAAAAAATCCCAAAAGGTTTTAATATTGTGTCCGGCTTATAATCATGATCACAGGCTTTAACTTTTTGACGGCTATATCCGCCCCTGGAAAAAGGACCCACTTTGACATTTGCCTTGGTGTCAATTGAAATGCGAATCACGCCTTCAGTGCTATCTGCAACCTGATTTGCTGTTTTCACATATGAAAAGATCGCATCTGTTTCAGCTATTTTTTTTGGGGGTTGGTTTTAGCAACTTTTTTTAAGCGATACCCTAACTGGTTGAGTTTATATCTTATCGTCTGCACGGTTGGTAACTGCTCAGGGCTATATTTTTTATCTTCCCTCAATCGACGAAGGACTTCCACGCCAGTTAGCGGAGAGTATAGTTGAGTTGTTCGGAACGTGGGATCACATTGGCTCGTCGGCTCAATAATATCTTTTATATCATCAAGCAAATTCGGAAGCTTTTCCTCAACAGG is a genomic window of uncultured Desulfobacter sp. containing:
- a CDS encoding transposase; its protein translation is MKTANQVADSTEGVIRISIDTKANVKVGPFSRGGYSRQKVKACDHDYKPDTILKPFGIFLPAHDESYIYFTESNATADFMVDCLEDLWPMLKTRFKPHTIAINADNGPENNSRRSQFMKRLVNFAIRHEVSICLIYYPPYHSKYNPVERLWGILENHWKGQLLDSVDKVVGLARTMTYNGIHPVAKLITKIYEKGVKIGEKAMERLEEMIERIRGIEKWAVDIPCY